The Labeo rohita strain BAU-BD-2019 chromosome 22, IGBB_LRoh.1.0, whole genome shotgun sequence genomic sequence ACTCGTACATTGGCGCCATCTGTAGGTTGAGAGGGTTGTAGTGCTTAAAGTGGGATTTCAAAGGCTCTGTTGTTCCAGTGCTCAGAGGATGTGGAAGTGCCTAAATAACAGATGCTCTATTCATCCTGATCCTGGACCACCAGCATTCAGCATTCAGGAGGAGAAGCAATATGACAAAGCATCGCTCATATTCCTAAAGCATCCTTACTGGTAACATTAGgatttaaataacagaatatACACACTTCTGGAAACATGATGGACTGAATTCAGTGTCAGAGAGCCTGATGTGACCTAGAAAGTGAGCGCAGTTTTCTTTATATCCTTCACAGTGAACAGAAGAGTCTTGTGTTTCTCCTGGAGCACCTGCATCAACACCTGCGCTCGGCTCTGGATGAAGAGGAAAAATAATCAGTTGACCATTAATAATCTGATCCCTATGTGAGTACGAGCGGCTTAataatgtattgttattattttaatctatcAAAGATAGCAAAATGTGTTGAGTTACTAAGCTTTATTTTGAACAATCATGaagaaaaatattgtattaaaaataaaatagtgtattAGTGCTTTTTTCACACCACCATGAAGTTTAAATTTAACACTGAATTTAATAGACTCTAGGTACTGAGctactattataatttttattcatattttgaattattttttatttattatgtttactatattttaaattcagttttcaaaatgtagtcatttctttgtttttaatattttaagcttttttgttttattttaaatatgtttatatagttttttatatatatatatttatttcagttttagttattttagtacatcaatttaaattaaaggaAAATGTTACCATGGCTGCTAGTTGAAATAAAAggatttacttattttatttagtttatattttatcacATTTATTTCACTTCATTCTATTTTGTTTcaagtaatgatttttttttttttttttttactcaaatgcttgttttttgcttttttccttTCAATGTTCAAACAAAAAATAGTCCTAATTCAAAAAGACAATTCAAAGGTGAACAAAAAGGAATAATCTCCACATTAAAGTGGAGGCCACTTCAGTCAGGGATTAAAAGAaggattaaaatgattttttccccATTAATCCGTAGCACACTAAAAATTCCTCTGGTATGCTTTGACTTTTTGGTGATTAAACTCTTCAGGGAAGGATTTGACACTGTTTTTCAGGTCCAGGTTTCTTCAGCATGGGCAGCATTGACTTCGGCCCCCTGATGGAGATCATAGAGGCGAGAGACGAATGGCTGGATGATGATTTTCCCAGGTAAACATAcaagttttctttcatttttttttttttgatgatttgGTTTTTAGTGGTTGCACCTTTACATTTTCTACCTCAAATTTCCACTTTTGCTTACATTGTTGCATTAAATTCATCACATGGCTTTGTAGAATGCATGAAATGTGACGAAACTggatatttaatgcatttaagtgTTTAGATTGATAAATTATTTCAGTCTGAATTGAATGTAAGAAATCCAAAAAAGACAAACGTAAAGTTTGAAGGCTACATTGGCCTTACAGATAGATAcaagcctttaaaaaaaagaaaagagcatCATTTCCTCAGCGAATCCTGAGTGAGATGCTGAACAGAGAGCAGGTGCAGCTCTTTCCTTAAATGGAAAGGAGCCACGTCATGTGACGCAGTGAGCTGCCAACAACACAAGCAGCATCACCAGGAAAATGGAGGCAGGTCAGGCATAGAAGAGCAGCTCCAGCATCACACGACAGCATGAtgcttttgaaatattaaacagcGTCAGGACCATGAGATTTCACGCTAGCGTGGAGTAAGAACTTGCAGAATCAGAAAGCAGCCCAAAACCTTGTACGTCTCACACAGCAGGTAAGAGAGAGCAGTGTTGATTGTgcgtttttggtttgtttgtttctaaAGCATGCTAAAATCATCCATTTTTTGAagtttatgttaattaaaacaGGTTTTAGTGCCGCATTATTGTTTAAAACCAAAAACCCACTGAGAGAGATAAAAATTTGATGAATCTCCACAGGGAGGCTGTTGTTGTTATAAATAACATGGTGCCAAATTTAGGCTGTGATTCATACTTTTGTTTGCATATGTTAGTTTATTATGCATTTGTGTAGTATGTTTTGCTTTGGTGAAGCTAAAAACTGTCTTTCTCATGGCTTTTGGTTTGTCATTGTTGTCTGAAATGAGCatttcagaaggaaacaatgaGAACTGCGAGTTAAATAGTCTTTTAGCACAGAAGCAGCAGCTGTGAACCCCAGTGGCTCTGACAACCCCCTCTATTTATTAGCTGCGTGTGCAACGACCCCGAGGGCCTACGGTGCTAATTAGCATATCACAATATGCCCTGATCTTAAAGAAGCAGTTCACCCAAGaattacaattttgtcattTGCTCATTCTCATTTTGTACCGAAAATGTAGGACTTTCTTTGCTACAGGAATTAGTATTTGCACATACAAAAATCTACATTTTGTAGATGAATTGAAATATTGTCCTCACTAGGCCACTTCCTGCAGAGGGTGACATGGACTCTTCCTGTGGCCTGAATGAGGGGAGAACTTGTAagtgactttgtttcatatgCAAATGTTCATCTTAAATGAGTAATTTGCATTTGTGTAATGCAAATTGTATCTTTAATGGCTTACAGCTCCCCCAAACTCTCTCCTGATTGGTGGAGCTGGAGGGGGCGGAGCTCACCGGAAGCGTCGCACGCTGGTGGCCCCGGATATGAACTTGTCATTGGACCAGAGCGAAGGGTCTTTGCTCTCTGATGACTTCCTGGATACGCCTGATGATCTAGATATTAACGTGGATGATATTGAGACGCCCGATGAGACGGACTCGCTGGAGTTTATAACCAATGGCAATGACCTGGAGTGGGAGGGTAAGAATATGCTGTCCTTCATGGCTCTTGAAAGAGATTCGTAGGTAGGTAGATAGAAAGATtggtagacagacagatagacagatagacagatagataggtaggtagATGATTGGTAGATTGGTAGGTAGATGAAAGGATCAATAGGTAGATAGATGGGTAGGTAGATAGGTAGATGAAAAGATCGGTAGGTAGAAAGATGGGTAAGTACATAGGTAGTTGAAAAGATCAGTAGGTAGTTAGACTGGTAAGTAGGTAATTAGATCGGTAGGTATGGTAGATAGAAGAAAAGATTGGtaggtagatagacagatgggtAAGTAGGTAGATATATGAAACGTTCAGTGGGTAGATAGATAAATGGGTAGGTACATAGATGAAAAGATTAGTAGGCAGTTAGATCTGTAGGTAGGCAGACAGATGAAAAGACTGATAGATGAATACATAGATGGTAGATAGGTATATAGATGGGTAGGTAGGTAGACAGATGAAAAGATCACTAGGAAGTTAGATACATTGGtaggtagacagatagatagatagacagatagatgcgCCCGCCTCCCATGCCAGTGACCTGGGTTCGAGGAACAGGAACGGGGTGGGCGGTTAGGACTCGGAGGTGTTACATAAGTAGATGTATGAAAAGATCGGTAGGTAGTTAGataaaaatatcattatgtAGATATTTGAAAGATCAGTaggcagacagatagattgGTAGGCAGTTAGATCAGTGGATAGGAAGCTAAGTAGATACTGTAGCTGTTCCATTTATTGATCCATGGCTTTCAGATGACACACCCGTCGCCTCAGCCAAAGCACCTCCTGCTGACAGCGACGCTGATGGAGAAGGCGTAGACGGGACTGGTGTCAACGGCCGCTTGTGGAGGACCGTGATCATCGGCGAACAGGAACATCGGATCGACATGCAGGTCATACGACCCTATCTGCGCGTCATATCGCATGGAGGTACATCACACTTCAGAATCTGTTTATATTAATGCCATTTATAGAAACTCTCCTGTGTCCCAAAACCGCTTCTTCTTTGTTCTTTAGGGTACTATGGCGAGGGCTTGAACGCCATCATTGTGTTCACAGCGTGTTACCTTCCTGATAGCAGCTGCCCAGATTACCATTACCTGATGGAAAACCTCTTTCTGTAATGAAATTTGGCTAACACAACCTTATTGTCCTGTGTTTTTCTTATTTGGCTTCTCTTCACATGTTCACGCTGTCTTCACACCTGTTCCTCAGGTATGTGGTGAGCAGTCTGGAGATGCTGGTGGCGGAGGATTACCTGATCATATACATGAATGGAGGAACGCCGCGGAGTAAGATGCCCGGCATTAGCTGGCTCAAGAAGTGCTATCAGATGATCGACAGAAGGTACGAAATAGTACTTACTTTTATATAAATGGATTTTAAGAAATTGAGATCTTCAAACATCTTCAATCTTCATCCTCAGACTGAGGAAAAACCTGAAATCTCTGATCATCACACACCCGTCCTGGTTTATCCGGACAGTCATTGCAATTTCCAAACCCTTCATCAGGTAAACATGAGATTTTTCAATTAGATTGGAAATTGATTCAATGAAATTGCAAGTTTTAGTTACCtcataaatgctgttttatgcCCTACAGCGTGAAGTTCATGAATAAGATCCGTTATGTGCACAGTCTGGAAGAGCTGGAAAAGATTGTTCCTATGGATCATATCCAGATCCCAGAGTGTGTCTTACAGTAAGAAGATTTCAAACTAACATCAATAAGCAAACCTAGAATTTAATACCAGTTTACTGTATAAGAtcaattttctatttttgcaGATATGAAGAGGAAAGAATGAATGCTAGAAAGGAGAGGTAATCACCAAACTCCTTAAAACTAGCTTTTTTGACACCTATTGCTTATAAAAGGTGTTAATGCTTTGACAAACTAGCAAAGGAGACCAGAAAGTCTTAACGCAATATCGAAAAATTTACCAAGAATGCTTTTCTCTTTGTAGAATGGAGCAGGAACAGACAGAGCAGGAGCATCAAGAACAGCAACAGAAGCTAATCAATCCAGAAAGGTGAGCAAAGAAACATAACTTCATTATTCCATGACAGGTTCATATAATGCTTCCGTTTCGCCACATAAAATATCCAAACAACTCTTTCTCCAGAACAACAACGGTTGAAGAACCTGGACTCTAAGCTTGGATGTTCTTGTTGCTGATCTCAGACTATTTTTCATTCCCAAATTATACGTTAACACGCATATCAGATGACTCGAAACTGGTCTCAGATCAGCAACAAAGCAGCAACTGATGGAAAGTTGACGGGTGAGAAGGCCAGCTGCTCTCGCTTTCGTCCGCAAAAggcacaattttaaaaaagcatctcGAAATCCACCAACGGATGGCACTACGCACAAAGAAACGACGCCGTTATTGGTAGCAGGATGTACCATCGTGCGCTGTAGCCTCTTTGCAGTTATCGCTTTTTTAAATAGGCTGTTCCCTGCTTTCTGACCCTTGAGAATGTCATGTGACCTGCCTTTAATTGACGGGTGTGTCCGCTCAGGATTCGATCGGTGGTGCATGTCAATTTCCAAGCATCTCTGTGCTTCTCTGTGTGTACACGCTTAAAATCGAATGTAACTTTATGCCATTTTCGCTGATTTATGTTTGCCTGGAATCCTTTTCTTGGATGTTTTTCGAATGTTTTAACCCCTTCCGTCTTGTTTAATGACCAGCTTTTGTAAACAATAAGTGCCAGtcatctctaaaaaaaaaaaaaaaattggacatTAGCTGTACTTTTATGTTGCCTTATGTTTGCTATGAAAATGGTTCAAAATTAAACATTCTGCTATATGTATGACTACAATGTTGCTTGGCTTTTGTCTTTTCTTGATCTTTATATCCAGTGCTGGGTAggaactgattacatgtaatctggattacgtaatcagattccaaaaattaagtacttgtaattagattatgTTAAATTGACATTACAGAATActtgtaatcagattacagttacttttatattgttaattttgagtaatctaaaagtaatcaaaaagtagtttGTAAGTAATCAGTCCCACACTATTTATATCTTAATTTACTAATGTTATTGTGTTCTGTAAGTGATTTTATGAACGGTAATCACAGAGTATAAACATTTCTTTCTTAAATTCAAAACAGGTGGGATTTTACCTCTCAACATATCCTATCAAACAAATCAACCACCAGAGATTATGAAAGAGTTACGTAGATGTCTTCTATCCAGTCACAAGAAagagttatatttatatttccatgATGTGACAGACTATTTCTGTATGTTTGTGACTATTATATCAGCGGTCTTTATGACGGGGTGACCAGTCACACTCTCTTTGACCTATATAAAGAATGACCCTCACTGTCATGGACACTTGGAAGTGGGAAACAATTTTACAGTCATAAATTCCATATTTATTAACCATGCGCTTTGACAATAAGCACGTACACCTGGATTCAGTAGCCCTAGTCAACAAAATTCAAatgtatatgaatatttaaCTTTGGTTAGCACTGAAAGGCACTTAACATGCTTGAAAGACATTACGCATTAAATAGTTCACACTGTAAAAGTGTACAACATATCCTTCCCTCATGGTACAAGCGCACATGTGTGATGTATTAACCGTACCAACCCACAATGCATGTGATTCTGCCCCATGAGACTCTGAGGAACGTGGTGCCCTGCAAGTATCCCGCAGGATTATTCTGACCCCTCACCTAAATATTTGTTGGTCTATTGAGGAtcattttctaattttctaaagCCGTCTAATTGTCTCTAATTGTCCTTGTCAAGGACAGGAAACAATattctgtctatatatatataaagcaataGCAATAAACTCTCATTTCTTTTACGTTTGctcattttaatgtttcaaagAATGTCTCTAtaataatataagaaaaaaCAGCTCATTACACAAgtatttattatcttttttttgtttatttgttctgaTTAACGTACTAATTTGCCTTCCGTGGAATTCGTGGATAGACTGATTCAGAGCTACATTATGTTCTCTCCTCCGTGAGCCGCGATTGGCTGCCTAGGACGTAAGCCACGCCTTTTTTTGTATGACGTTTAACTTTGGTTATATGCCCACGTGAAAGTGTGATCTCACAACGCACTAGTGTCTACGGAGATAAGACTGCAAAATTAGCTTCAAGCGGAAGTTTTTTATCGTACGTTTTTATTTTAGCCCTTTTGCGGCGTCTAAATTGTAAAACCTCAACCAGGTCGGATACAATGAAGTGCATCATTGGAATAGGGGGGGTAAGTGGCTTTTTACAGTTATATTATGAATCACTATTTGTAATAGTTACAGTCGAGCCATGTGGcttttaatatttctaagttaagataatacattgaacacatagtaatttattatatccTTACCTTAATGAGTGTTTTACTCTTATTTATGACGTGATCCAATACGTGCTTTTAGAGAATCGCGAGCTTTGAAATTCTGAGGTTTTGAGCGGGAGATTTAAAACTGCGAGCGCGCCTAAATGTCTTTATGTTTTTAACGGACATTAGCGCCTTAATGTATCTAGTCATCTATTAagcttatatttttatagtgtatgaagtaaaataatagctttttaatttatttttcttgttgcgCTGACGAGATTAATGTTATTTGTGATTGTAGTGCGTTTTTGTCACCACCATTGAGTTTAATACAAAGGAcggaatattaatattatattaggTAAAACTTTAAGACGTCTGAAGTTgctgtttgttatattttttattatatgttattacAAATCGTATTTATTAAGGACGTTGTTTTATTGAGCACGTGGATGACTAACAACAATGTAAACCTGGGTCAGTTGTTGTCATAAGCCAGCTGAGGAACTGACCCTCCCgccatttttatttgaataaacttCCCATATACACGATTAAACAACAGATTATAATTGACATAAGTTTAATCGTTCTGCTTTTTTGATACTTTTAACTCGGTTTTATCACTCtaaatttgctttttttattttttagtgtgaCTAATGGTGGTAAAACCACCTTGACGAACAGGTTAATAAAAGCCTTACCAAACTGCTGTGTGGTTCACCAGGATGACTTTTTCAAGGTGAGTTCagctaaatgtatttttatgtactatttctaGTTATTCTGGTGTTGGCTctaaaaattacacaatttcttccgaataaaaaaaaaaaacttgagctgtaattttcaagtttaagttaGTAATTCACAATTagattagcatttttatttatatttttttaaaatagaataatgttttaattgtagttCTTGCCTGTTGTAGTAATGCATGCATGGCTTCAATAAGAAGTAACTTTAAGATAATAACCTAGTAATAACTCTTTACATTTGCTTttcctatttttatttgata encodes the following:
- the atcaya gene encoding caytaxin isoform X1 — translated: MGSIDFGPLMEIIEARDEWLDDDFPRPLPAEGDMDSSCGLNEGRTSPPNSLLIGGAGGGGAHRKRRTLVAPDMNLSLDQSEGSLLSDDFLDTPDDLDINVDDIETPDETDSLEFITNGNDLEWEDDTPVASAKAPPADSDADGEGVDGTGVNGRLWRTVIIGEQEHRIDMQVIRPYLRVISHGGYYGEGLNAIIVFTACYLPDSSCPDYHYLMENLFLYVVSSLEMLVAEDYLIIYMNGGTPRSKMPGISWLKKCYQMIDRRLRKNLKSLIITHPSWFIRTVIAISKPFISVKFMNKIRYVHSLEELEKIVPMDHIQIPECVLQYEEERMNARKERMEQEQTEQEHQEQQQKLINPERTTTVEEPGL
- the atcaya gene encoding caytaxin isoform X2; this translates as MDSSCGLNEGRTSPPNSLLIGGAGGGGAHRKRRTLVAPDMNLSLDQSEGSLLSDDFLDTPDDLDINVDDIETPDETDSLEFITNGNDLEWEDDTPVASAKAPPADSDADGEGVDGTGVNGRLWRTVIIGEQEHRIDMQVIRPYLRVISHGGYYGEGLNAIIVFTACYLPDSSCPDYHYLMENLFLYVVSSLEMLVAEDYLIIYMNGGTPRSKMPGISWLKKCYQMIDRRLRKNLKSLIITHPSWFIRTVIAISKPFISVKFMNKIRYVHSLEELEKIVPMDHIQIPECVLQYEEERMNARKERMEQEQTEQEHQEQQQKLINPERTTTVEEPGL